The genomic DNA TTCCCATGAAGGACGGACAGGTCACCAACGACAAGCGCATCCGTGCGTCCTTGCCCACCATCCGCACCGCTCTGGAAAAGGGCGCGGGCGTGGTGCTGATTTCGCATCTGGGGCGGCCCACCGAGGGCCAGTATGAAGAACAGTTTTCGCTCAAGCCCGTGGCGGCCCGTCTTTCAGAACTGCTGGAACTGCCCGTGGCTCTTGCCCCCACGCTCGACGAGGCCAAGGCGGCCCCCGGTGCCGTAACCCTTCTTGAAAACGTGCGTTTTCTCAAGGGTGAAAAAAAGAATGATCCCGCCCTGGCCGCTCAGCTGGCCGCTCTGGGCGATGTATATGTGATGGACGCCTTTGGCGCTGCCCACCGCGCGCATGCCTCCACCGAGGGCGCGGTGCGCGTGGCCAAGGTGGCCTGCGCCGGGCCTCTGCTGCGGGCCGAGCTGGATGCCTTCGCCAAGGTGCTGAATAATCCCGCCCGTCCGCTGGCAGCCATCATCGGCGGTTCCAAGGTTTCCACCAAGCTGGCCCTGCTCGAAAATCTGCTTGACAAGGTGGATGTGCTCATCGTGGGCGGCGGCATTGCCAATACGTTTCTGGCTGCTGCCGGGTACATGGTGGGCAAGTCGCTGTACGAGGAAGACCTCGTGCCCGACGCCAAGCGCATCATGGAGCAGGCCAAGAATCTCAACAGGGAACTGCCCCTGCCCATGGATGTCGTGACCGCTGAAGAACTGGCCCCCGGTCAGGCGGCGACCACCCGCGCCGTAGGCGACGTGCCCGCCGACCAGATGATTCTGGACATCGGCCGAGACACCGTCATGCAGTACAAAAAGCTGCTCTCCAAGGTTGCCACCGTGGTGTGGAACGGTCCCGTGGGCGCTTTTGAAACCGACCCCTTCGGCGAGGGAACCAAGGCACTGGCGCACTATCTTGCCGATTCCAAGGCCTTTGTGGTGGTGGGCGGAGGTGATTCTGTGGCTGCTGTGGAAAAGTACGGCCTGTCTGAAAAAATGGGCTATATCTCCACTGGCGGCGGTGCGTCGCTTGAGCTGCTTGAAGGCAAGGTTCTGCCTTCGGTGGCCGCGCTGGAAGACAGGGGCTAGAGGGTCTGTTAACACCATGGCTCTTTTTTCCCCTGCCTGCGTCAGGAAGCCCTTTGATTCCGGTCGAGTACCAAAGAGTACACTGCCTTCATAAAAAGGCTTCCTTCCTTGGCAGGGAACAAGATTTCTCATAGTGTTAACAAACCCACGTCCATGCCGCCTTACAACTGGTAGATGGCTGATTCAGACCCCCGGATTTTCTGATCCGGGGGTTTTTTGCGCTTTGTATCAGGCATTCGTGCTGGTTCTGGCAAAGAAATGAAACGCGCTAAAATTTTATAAGCGTAACATGCTTGTTTTTTCACAAGCGTTGCGTATGCTGAAGTTGAAAGCATTTTTCAGCATAAAGCATATCCAAAACCAGGAGGAAACTCATGAGCAAATTGCGGATTGCCCAGTATGGTTGTGGAAAAATGTCAAAGTATTCGATGCGCTATGTATATGAGAAAGGCGCGGAAATCGTGGCAGCCTTTGATGTGAACCCGGCGGTAGTGGGCCACGATATCGGCTCTATCATTGGCGGCCCAGACCGGGGCGTGGTAGTGCAGCACGCGAGCGAGGCCGACAGGGTGCTTGCTGCCATCAAGCCCGATGCCTGCATCATCACCACCATGAGCCTGATGCGCGATATCGCCGAGGCCCTCATGGTCTGCGCCAGAAACGGCGTCAACGCCATTACCACCAATGAAGAAGCCATCTTTCCCATGAACTCATCACCCGCGCTCACCCGGCAGGTGGACGCCATGGCAAAGCAGACCGGCTGCACCATCTGCGGTTCGGGGTATCAGGATGTTTTCTGGGGCAATCTTATTGCCACTCTGGCTGGTGCCATGCACAGCATTACGCGCATCAAGGGCAACTCGAGCTACAATGTGGAAGACTACGGCATCGCACTGGCCAAAGCCCACGGCGCAGGCCTCGATCTGTCGGCATTTGAAAGGGAAATTGCCTCGGCAGACGCTATCTCGCCCGCAGAGCGGCAGCAGCTCATCGAAAAGGGCGAGTTTTTGCCCTCGTATATGTGGAACGTCAACGGCTGGCTGGCCGAACGGCTGGGTCTCACGGTAAAAAGTCAGGTGCAGAAGTGTGTGCCGCAAACCCACGGGGCCGAGCTGCGTTCTGAAACCCTGGGCATGACCATACCGGCCGGGCATGCCACGGGCATGTCTGCCGTGGTCACCACTGAGACGGAAGAGGGCATAGTCATCGAGAGCGAGTGCGTGGGTAAGGTCTACGCCCCCGGCGAGGTTGACCGTAACGACTGGACGCTCATGGGCGAACCAGACACTCAGGTCGTCATTTCACGGCCCGCCACGGTAGAGCTGACCTGCGCCACCATAGTCAACCGCATTCCTGACCTCATCAACGCCGCGCCCGGTTACGTGACCACCGATCTCATGCCGGTCAACAGCTACCGCGTCAAATCTCTTGACCATTACGTGAACAAGTAATTCATTCTTCCCCCCCAACCGCCATTGGCGGAGTTTCCGCCGCATGCAGCAACTGGCTGGTGCGGCGGATTTTATTTTTATCTGCTTGACAATTTGTCGCGTGGGATTATGCTCATTTGAGCAAAAACAAGGGAGCGAGCAGATGAAAGTTGCCGTCTCAAGCGAAGGCCCGGGGCTGGAATCGCAGGTTGATCCGCGATTCGGCAGGGCTGGCGGATTTGTCATTGTGGATATGGAAACCATGCGGGCCGACTATGTGGATAACGGCGCGTCACAGGCTGCTGCTCAGGGGGCTGGCATCCAGACTGCCGAGCGTCTGGCCGGGCTGGGTGTGCAGGCTGTCATGAGCGGCTATGTGGGGCCCAAGGCTTTTATGGCGCTTAAGGCTGCAGGGCTGGACGTGTATCAGGACATGGACAACCGCAGCGTGGC from Desulfovibrio sp. includes the following:
- a CDS encoding phosphoglycerate kinase — protein: MPIKKMQDLELAGKTVVIREDLNVPMKDGQVTNDKRIRASLPTIRTALEKGAGVVLISHLGRPTEGQYEEQFSLKPVAARLSELLELPVALAPTLDEAKAAPGAVTLLENVRFLKGEKKNDPALAAQLAALGDVYVMDAFGAAHRAHASTEGAVRVAKVACAGPLLRAELDAFAKVLNNPARPLAAIIGGSKVSTKLALLENLLDKVDVLIVGGGIANTFLAAAGYMVGKSLYEEDLVPDAKRIMEQAKNLNRELPLPMDVVTAEELAPGQAATTRAVGDVPADQMILDIGRDTVMQYKKLLSKVATVVWNGPVGAFETDPFGEGTKALAHYLADSKAFVVVGGGDSVAAVEKYGLSEKMGYISTGGGASLELLEGKVLPSVAALEDRG
- a CDS encoding dihydrodipicolinate reductase codes for the protein MSKLRIAQYGCGKMSKYSMRYVYEKGAEIVAAFDVNPAVVGHDIGSIIGGPDRGVVVQHASEADRVLAAIKPDACIITTMSLMRDIAEALMVCARNGVNAITTNEEAIFPMNSSPALTRQVDAMAKQTGCTICGSGYQDVFWGNLIATLAGAMHSITRIKGNSSYNVEDYGIALAKAHGAGLDLSAFEREIASADAISPAERQQLIEKGEFLPSYMWNVNGWLAERLGLTVKSQVQKCVPQTHGAELRSETLGMTIPAGHATGMSAVVTTETEEGIVIESECVGKVYAPGEVDRNDWTLMGEPDTQVVISRPATVELTCATIVNRIPDLINAAPGYVTTDLMPVNSYRVKSLDHYVNK
- a CDS encoding NifB/NifX family molybdenum-iron cluster-binding protein, translated to MKVAVSSEGPGLESQVDPRFGRAGGFVIVDMETMRADYVDNGASQAAAQGAGIQTAERLAGLGVQAVMSGYVGPKAFMALKAAGLDVYQDMDNRSVADAVRCLADGSVSPATAPNK